Proteins co-encoded in one Culicoidibacter larvae genomic window:
- the nadE gene encoding NAD(+) synthase has translation MKVEAYIDYLVTWLKEQVERTGSKGLIVGVSGGIDSAVVANLIKRACPDNSLGVIMPCNSNPQDQDDAEAVIAAAGVERKYVDLTSTRELMLLSVTSQMNPNADNLQLVDGNLRARLRMSTLYAIAQSYGYLVVGTDNAAEWYTGYFTKFGDGGVDLVPLVHVTKHGVAQMAQTLQVPEQVIHKAPSAGLWEDQTDEDEMGVSYAMIDALLLGEDIPEEKRLIVERLHTMSAHKRTGAVQPEQKPDYSL, from the coding sequence ATGAAGGTTGAAGCGTATATTGATTATTTGGTTACATGGTTGAAAGAACAGGTAGAGCGGACCGGCAGTAAAGGTTTGATTGTAGGTGTCAGCGGCGGCATTGATTCGGCGGTCGTGGCTAATCTTATTAAGCGTGCTTGTCCGGATAATTCGCTGGGTGTTATTATGCCTTGCAATAGTAACCCGCAGGATCAAGATGACGCTGAGGCAGTGATTGCTGCTGCCGGAGTTGAGCGTAAATATGTGGATTTAACATCAACGCGTGAGTTGATGTTATTGAGCGTGACTTCGCAAATGAATCCGAATGCTGATAATTTACAGTTGGTGGATGGTAATTTACGAGCACGTTTACGGATGTCGACTTTGTATGCTATTGCCCAGAGTTATGGTTACTTGGTGGTCGGAACTGATAATGCTGCTGAGTGGTATACTGGCTATTTTACCAAGTTTGGCGATGGCGGTGTTGATTTAGTGCCATTGGTGCATGTTACTAAGCACGGCGTTGCGCAGATGGCGCAAACGCTGCAGGTTCCGGAACAAGTGATTCACAAAGCACCTTCAGCGGGGTTATGGGAAGATCAGACGGATGAGGATGAGATGGGTGTCAGTTATGCGATGATTGATGCACTTTTGTTGGGTGAGGATATTCCCGAAGAAAAGCGTTTGATTGTTGAACGTTTGCATACCATGTCAGCACACAAACGGACAGGTGCGGTGCAACCAGAACAAAAACCAGATTATTCATTATAA